A segment of the Candidatus Methanomethylicota archaeon genome:
AAATTGCTAAAAAACTTGATGAAATTGGAGTTGATGTTATAGAAGGAGGCTTTCCAATAAATTCTGAAGATGAATTAATGGCTGTTAAAAAAATGAAGGAACTAGGATTAAAGGCAAAAATATGTGGATTAGCTAGATGTGTAATAGAAGATATAGATGCTTGTATTAAGGCTGATGTTGATAGAATTCATATATTCATAGCAACATCTGATATACACTTAAGATATAAACTTGGAATGAATAAAGAAGAAGCACTTTCTCAAGCTATAAAATGTACTGAGTATGTGAAAATGCATGGATTTGAATGTGAATTTTCTTGTGAAGATGCCACAAGAAGTCCATTGGATAGATTAATAAAGTTTTATAAAAGTGTAGAAGAATGTGGTGCAGATATTCATAATGTTCCAGACACTGTTGGAGTTATGGAACCTGAGGCTATGTTTAATTTAATTCTTGCATTGAAAAAAGAATTGAAAAAACCAATTTCAGTACATTGTCATAATGATTTTGGTTTAGCTGTAGCAAATACATTAGCAGGAATAAAAGCTGGAGCTGAACAAGCACATACAACTATAAATGGATTAGGAGAAAGAGCAGGAAATGCCAGCATGGAGCAAACAGTTATAGCTTTATATGCCATGTATCATGTAAATACAGGAATAAAATTACATATGTTAAAAGAAATTTCTAAATTAGTTGAAAAATATAGTATGATTAAATTAATGCCCAATTTCCCAATAGTAGGAGATAATGCTTTTGCACATGAAGCAGGAATTCATGTTCATGGAGTACTTGCAAAAGCTGAAAGTTATGAACCATTAAGACCTGAAATGGTAGGACAAACTAGGAGAATAGTTATGGGAAAACATACAGGAAGACATGCTGTAGCATCATTTGTAAAAGAAAG
Coding sequences within it:
- a CDS encoding 2-isopropylmalate synthase, with the translated sequence MEGIFVSDFIKPIREKLNLPKRVYIFDTTLRDGEQTPGVCFTLEEKLEIAKKLDEIGVDVIEGGFPINSEDELMAVKKMKELGLKAKICGLARCVIEDIDACIKADVDRIHIFIATSDIHLRYKLGMNKEEALSQAIKCTEYVKMHGFECEFSCEDATRSPLDRLIKFYKSVEECGADIHNVPDTVGVMEPEAMFNLILALKKELKKPISVHCHNDFGLAVANTLAGIKAGAEQAHTTINGLGERAGNASMEQTVIALYAMYHVNTGIKLHMLKEISKLVEKYSMIKLMPNFPIVGDNAFAHEAGIHVHGVLAKAESYEPLRPEMVGQTRRIVMGKHTGRHAVASFVKERFNLSDDKIKEVVDKVKKLAARKKKILEEDVIAIVEEVIGAIPEAEKTVKLDEALIITGNKITPTASVQIIIGNEKKITAGVGIGPVDAAAKAIQSAIGEEVKLLNYKLEAISGGTDSLCSVEVVLEDKNGRIARGLAVGGDIVIASVNALLEGINKIYRMYKH